One Myotis daubentonii chromosome 3, mMyoDau2.1, whole genome shotgun sequence genomic window carries:
- the LOC132230498 gene encoding heterogeneous nuclear ribonucleoprotein A1-like, giving the protein MSKSESPKEPEQLRKLFIGGLSFETTDESLRSHFEQWGTLTDCVVMRDPRTKRSRGFGFITYATVEEVDAAMNARPHKVDGRVVEPKRAVSREDSQRPGAHLTVKKIFVGGIKGDTEEHHLRDYFEQYGKIEVIEIMTDRGSGKKRGFAFVTFDDHDSVDKTVIQKYHTVNGHNCEVRKALPKQEMASASSSQRGRSGSGNFGGGRGGGFGGNDNFGRGGNFSGRGGFGGSRGGGGYGGSGDGYNGFGSDGSNFGGGGSYNDFGNYNNQSSGFGPMRGGNFGGRSSGPYGGGGQYIAKPRNQGGYGGSSSSSSYGSGRRF; this is encoded by the coding sequence ATGTCTAAGTCTGAGTCCCCCAAGGAGCCGGAGCAGCTGCGGAAGCTCTTTATTGGAGGTCTGAGCTTTGAAACAACGGATGAGAGTCTGAGGAGCCATTTTGAGCAATGGGGAACGCTCACGGACTGTGTGGTGATGAGAGATCCACGCACCAAGCGCTCCAGAGGCTTTGGGTTCATCACCTATGCCACTGTGGAGGAGGTGGACGCAGCCATGAATGCGAGACCACACAAGGTGGACGGAAGAGTGGTGGAACCAAAGAGGGCTGTCTCCAGGGAAGATTCTCAAAGACCTGGTGCCCACTTAACTGTGAAGAAGATTTTTGTCGGCGGTATTAAAGGAGACACTGAAGAACATCACCTAAGAGATTATTTTGAACAGTATGGGAAAATAGAAGTGATTGAAATCATGACTGACCGAGGCAGTGGCAAAAAGAGAGGCTTTGCTTTTGTAACCTTTGACGACCATGACTCTGTAGACAAGACTGTCATTCAGAAATACCATACTGTGAATGGCCACAACTGTGAAGTAAGGAAAGCTCTACCTAAGCAAGAGATGGCTAGTGCTTCGTCCAGCCAAAGAGGTCGAAGTGGTTCTGGAAACTTCGGAGGTGGTCGTGGAGGTGGTTTTGGTGGAAACGACAACTTCGGTCGTGGAGGAAACTTCAGTGGTCGAGGTGGCTTTGGTGGCAGCCGTGGTGGCGGTGGATATGGTGGCAGTGGGGATGGCTATAATGGATTTGGTAGTGATGGAAGCAATTTTGGAGGTGGTGGAAGCTACAATGATTTTGGCAATTACAACAATCAATCTTCAGGTTTTGGGCCTATGAGAGGAGGAAACTTTGGAGGCAGAAGCTCTGGGCCTTATGGTGGTGGAGGTCAATACATTGCCAAACCACGAAACCAAGGTGGCTATGGCGgttccagcagcagcagtagctatGGCAGTGGCAGAAGGTTTTAA